A single genomic interval of Terriglobus albidus harbors:
- a CDS encoding ankyrin repeat domain-containing protein, with amino-acid sequence MSIRELPARPNLEHLKNQARTLLQQSQAANSSATARFSACGVTSPKPKLADALHVIAREYGFDTWPALKLHVELASEDAMKALSAAIKSNQAALVREVVTRHPSLKATINEPLPDYSFDAPAIVAAVQRNNREMIDVLLDAGADVNARTRWWAGSFGVLDSADSELAAYLISRGAKVDIHAAARLGMIDRVRELLAADPKLVHARGGDGQLPLHFAATYEIASLLVHRGAEIDARDIDHESTAAQYMVCTRQMLEWREPYRHDVARFLIEFGAKTDILMASAIGDLSLVERILNHDPETIRTTVSERYFPKQNPHSGGSIYFYGFGMTKSPHMIAHEFGHTAVFELLMQRSPAWLRLINAAEIGEDARVQNILSEHPNLFQKLSSNAARRIVGTAIRNNARAVELLVTSGWPATATLENNQTALHYAAWHGNLEMITALLRHNAVVNIFENEHGGSPLAWALHGSLNSWHREKGNYPEVTRALLAAGAQVPKPERPLEAIPEVLEIIEQHKGQQ; translated from the coding sequence ATGTCTATCCGCGAACTTCCCGCGCGTCCTAACCTCGAACATCTCAAGAACCAGGCACGTACGCTGCTGCAGCAATCGCAGGCTGCGAACTCGTCCGCGACCGCGCGTTTCAGCGCATGTGGTGTTACCTCACCGAAGCCCAAGCTCGCCGATGCGCTCCATGTCATCGCCCGTGAGTATGGCTTCGATACCTGGCCAGCATTGAAGCTCCACGTCGAGCTTGCCTCGGAAGACGCGATGAAGGCGCTCTCTGCCGCCATCAAGTCCAATCAGGCGGCGCTGGTCCGCGAGGTGGTGACGCGTCATCCCTCGCTCAAGGCAACAATCAACGAGCCTTTACCGGATTACAGCTTCGATGCTCCTGCCATCGTTGCGGCGGTGCAGCGCAACAATCGCGAGATGATCGATGTGCTGCTCGATGCTGGAGCCGATGTTAACGCGCGAACGCGGTGGTGGGCGGGAAGCTTCGGCGTGCTCGACTCCGCAGACAGTGAGCTTGCCGCTTACCTCATCTCACGCGGAGCGAAGGTGGACATCCATGCCGCCGCGAGGCTGGGCATGATCGATCGCGTGCGCGAACTGCTGGCGGCTGATCCGAAGCTTGTTCATGCCCGTGGAGGGGATGGACAACTCCCACTACACTTTGCGGCGACGTATGAGATTGCCTCGCTTCTGGTCCACCGTGGCGCAGAGATCGATGCGCGCGATATCGATCATGAGTCCACTGCGGCCCAGTACATGGTCTGTACGCGGCAGATGCTGGAGTGGCGCGAGCCTTACCGGCACGACGTCGCCCGTTTCCTGATTGAGTTCGGAGCGAAGACTGACATCCTGATGGCATCGGCCATCGGCGATCTGTCACTGGTGGAGCGCATTCTCAACCATGACCCCGAAACCATCCGCACCACAGTTAGTGAACGATACTTTCCCAAACAGAATCCGCACTCCGGGGGATCGATCTACTTCTACGGTTTCGGGATGACGAAGTCGCCGCACATGATCGCGCATGAGTTTGGCCACACCGCGGTCTTCGAGCTGTTGATGCAGCGCAGTCCGGCATGGCTTCGCCTCATCAACGCGGCTGAGATTGGGGAAGACGCCCGCGTTCAGAACATCCTCTCGGAGCATCCCAACCTGTTTCAGAAGCTCTCTTCCAATGCCGCCCGTCGCATCGTGGGAACAGCAATACGTAACAACGCACGCGCTGTGGAACTGTTGGTTACCAGCGGATGGCCCGCAACTGCCACGCTTGAGAACAACCAGACCGCGCTGCACTATGCCGCGTGGCACGGCAATCTCGAGATGATCACTGCATTGCTGCGACACAATGCAGTGGTGAATATCTTCGAGAACGAACACGGAGGCAGCCCGCTTGCGTGGGCCCTGCACGGCTCACTAAATAGCTGGCACCGCGAGAAGGGTAATTATCCCGAGGTAACAAGGGCGCTGCTTGCCGCCGGCGCGCAGGTCCCTAAACCGGAACGTCCGCTTGAGGCGATTCCAGAGGTGCTGGAGATTATTGAGCAGCACAAGGGGCAGCAATAG
- a CDS encoding GH92 family glycosyl hydrolase: protein MALPIPAKQLLSRIACLSALFIAAVSAQAQVEYVDPTIGNVGILLVPTRPAVYLPNSMVRMYPLRSDAMDDRIHSFPLTISSHRISELFSVMPGDGSPAAYDQETTTPYYYEARLRSSGTVTEFTATERCGYFRFTFPSGKAGLVLANRIAGTLAVDDSKVVEGEERFDGMKAYVYGEFSKPVTSTPHGANNKESLTLAANTGTLEFRYGISFISVEQAKKNLQHEIPSENFEGIKSAAKARWNQTLGRVAVEGGTEAQKRVFYTALYRSSERMINITEDGQYYSGFDHKVHTDSRPFYVDNWLWDTFRALEPLQTILNPEMEADKLQSYVRMYQQSGIMPTFAILTGPYACMNGNHSAPWFADAWFKGVRNFDLPTAYEGIRKRSLETTLLPWRLGPKTSLDDFYAQHGYMPALRPGETETVTQVHPFEKRQPVPVTLGNSFDDWAIAQLARELKKPGDESLFLKRAGNYRNLFRADKSLMWPKDDAGNWIEPMDPKFGGGMGGRDFYDENNAYTYTWDVAHDYAGLVSLMGGTQKAEANLDQLFREPLGRSKYEFQAKFPDSTSMVGQFSMGNEPSFAIPYIYDRLGAPWKTQERVRMLLDAFFTDTLQGIPGDEDGGGMSAFVVFSMMGFYPVTPTVPTYDIASPVFEKTTIHLQNGKDFVIVAKGASKRNKYVQAIQLNGKPLDHVWFQHADLTQGGTLELTMGESPNAELGAKPETFPPSSMDVHPESYR from the coding sequence GTGGCATTGCCGATTCCCGCAAAGCAGCTTCTGTCTCGCATCGCCTGCCTGTCTGCTCTTTTCATTGCAGCCGTTTCGGCGCAGGCCCAGGTTGAGTATGTCGATCCGACGATTGGCAATGTCGGCATCCTGCTTGTCCCGACCCGTCCGGCCGTTTACCTCCCGAACAGCATGGTGCGGATGTATCCGCTGCGGTCGGATGCGATGGATGACCGCATTCATTCCTTCCCGCTGACGATCAGCTCACATCGCATCAGCGAGTTGTTCAGCGTTATGCCAGGAGACGGCTCCCCTGCCGCCTACGATCAGGAGACGACAACGCCGTATTACTACGAAGCACGGTTGCGGAGCTCAGGCACCGTTACGGAGTTCACAGCGACTGAGCGCTGTGGCTACTTCCGTTTCACCTTCCCGTCCGGCAAAGCCGGCCTGGTGCTTGCCAACCGCATTGCGGGAACCCTCGCGGTTGACGACAGCAAGGTTGTCGAAGGCGAAGAGCGCTTCGATGGAATGAAGGCGTATGTGTATGGCGAGTTCAGCAAGCCGGTAACTTCAACCCCTCATGGGGCGAACAACAAAGAAAGCCTCACTCTTGCTGCCAATACCGGCACGCTCGAATTCCGCTATGGCATTTCGTTCATCAGCGTCGAGCAGGCGAAGAAGAACCTGCAGCATGAGATTCCATCGGAAAATTTCGAGGGCATCAAGTCCGCCGCCAAAGCCCGCTGGAACCAGACGCTCGGACGTGTCGCAGTTGAAGGCGGAACGGAGGCACAGAAGAGAGTCTTCTATACCGCGCTCTATCGCAGCTCCGAGCGGATGATCAACATCACCGAAGACGGACAGTACTACAGCGGCTTCGATCATAAGGTCCACACCGACAGCCGTCCGTTCTACGTCGACAACTGGCTGTGGGATACCTTCCGCGCGCTGGAGCCGTTGCAGACCATCCTCAATCCGGAGATGGAAGCGGACAAACTGCAGTCGTATGTGCGGATGTATCAGCAGAGCGGCATCATGCCGACCTTTGCCATTCTGACGGGACCGTATGCCTGCATGAATGGCAACCACTCCGCTCCGTGGTTTGCCGATGCGTGGTTCAAAGGCGTGCGCAACTTCGATCTGCCGACTGCCTATGAAGGTATTCGCAAACGTTCTCTGGAAACGACACTGCTTCCCTGGCGGCTGGGCCCAAAGACCTCGCTTGACGACTTTTATGCGCAACACGGCTACATGCCGGCGCTGCGGCCGGGCGAAACTGAAACCGTCACACAGGTGCATCCCTTCGAGAAGCGTCAACCCGTTCCGGTCACGCTGGGCAACAGCTTTGATGACTGGGCAATTGCACAGCTTGCACGTGAGCTAAAGAAGCCGGGGGATGAATCCCTCTTTCTGAAGCGTGCAGGAAACTACCGGAACCTCTTCCGCGCCGATAAGTCCCTGATGTGGCCGAAAGATGATGCGGGCAACTGGATCGAACCGATGGATCCCAAGTTCGGTGGAGGCATGGGTGGGCGCGACTTCTACGATGAGAACAACGCCTACACCTATACCTGGGATGTCGCGCACGACTATGCCGGCCTGGTCTCACTGATGGGAGGTACGCAGAAAGCGGAAGCAAATCTCGACCAGCTCTTCCGCGAGCCGCTGGGGCGGTCGAAGTACGAGTTTCAGGCAAAGTTCCCTGACTCCACCTCGATGGTGGGGCAGTTCTCCATGGGCAATGAACCCAGCTTTGCGATTCCCTATATCTATGACCGTTTAGGAGCTCCATGGAAGACACAGGAGCGAGTCCGCATGCTGCTCGATGCCTTCTTTACCGACACACTGCAGGGCATTCCCGGCGACGAGGATGGCGGCGGCATGAGCGCCTTTGTTGTCTTTTCGATGATGGGTTTCTACCCTGTGACGCCCACGGTGCCAACCTACGATATCGCCAGCCCTGTCTTTGAGAAGACGACGATTCACCTGCAGAACGGTAAAGACTTCGTGATCGTTGCGAAGGGCGCATCGAAGCGGAACAAGTATGTACAGGCGATCCAGCTGAATGGGAAGCCTCTCGATCATGTCTGGTTCCAGCATGCCGACCTGACGCAGGGAGGCACGCTGGAGCTGACGATGGGAGAATCGCCGAACGCAGAGCTCGGTGCGAAGCCGGAGACATTCCCGCCGAGTTCGATGGACGTGCATCCGGAGAGTTATCGGTAG
- a CDS encoding IS4 family transposase, which produces MEIKAEAENLLKLFERVVPVISWGEFGGGGQIYTLPVVVEMMLLQRLSEHGTQQEAVHALLGGRLDRLLPNSKRVQGGRISANTGGYARACGRITPETVEQVCDQTLAALSGQIEAEAKWGRPVLLLDGSSVRLEHTADILKAFPAGRNQHGLGHWGIMKWVCLHDVRTGIAQRPAWGPMYGPEAVSEQNLAKKVLSRAPAGSVIIGDGGFGIFAFAQEVIGSGHQALFRLSKARALSLGGKSLPAQGEFLVCWKPSAQERKKYPELADAEIKGRLIVCSAKGFRDSLYLFTTLEQEADEIVALYGERWNLELDLRTLKGTLRLEHLHGKSQAAVEKELLIAVVAYGLVRAFMATAARRAGVDPRILSFTQAYGLINAMSPKLCSPDPVLRQQTYDRLLDYISKAKLPQRKKKRSYPREVWGRGKSFPSKHHFGPLPKTKSK; this is translated from the coding sequence ATGGAGATCAAGGCAGAAGCAGAAAACCTACTGAAGTTGTTTGAACGGGTTGTTCCTGTTATCTCGTGGGGGGAATTTGGCGGTGGTGGCCAAATCTACACGTTGCCGGTAGTGGTGGAGATGATGTTGCTGCAGCGTCTGAGTGAACACGGGACGCAGCAGGAAGCTGTTCATGCGCTGTTGGGTGGTCGTCTGGATAGGCTGCTACCCAACAGCAAGCGCGTGCAAGGGGGACGTATTTCAGCCAACACTGGCGGCTACGCCCGGGCATGTGGGCGAATCACCCCAGAGACGGTGGAACAGGTCTGCGATCAGACGTTGGCCGCACTGAGCGGTCAGATCGAAGCGGAGGCGAAATGGGGTCGCCCGGTGCTGCTGCTGGATGGCAGCAGTGTGCGCCTGGAGCATACAGCCGATATCTTGAAGGCATTTCCAGCGGGCCGAAACCAGCACGGTCTCGGTCACTGGGGGATCATGAAGTGGGTCTGCCTGCATGATGTGCGGACAGGGATCGCACAACGTCCAGCCTGGGGACCGATGTATGGACCGGAGGCGGTGAGCGAGCAAAACCTTGCGAAGAAGGTTCTGAGCCGGGCACCCGCAGGCAGTGTGATTATCGGGGATGGCGGCTTCGGGATCTTCGCTTTTGCGCAGGAAGTGATCGGCAGCGGGCATCAAGCTCTGTTCCGTCTGAGCAAGGCACGGGCCCTCTCCCTGGGAGGTAAATCTCTGCCGGCTCAGGGGGAGTTTTTGGTGTGCTGGAAACCCAGCGCGCAGGAACGCAAAAAATACCCAGAGCTGGCGGATGCTGAAATAAAAGGCCGCTTGATCGTGTGTTCGGCCAAGGGTTTTCGCGACAGCCTCTATCTGTTCACCACGCTGGAGCAGGAGGCCGACGAGATCGTCGCTCTGTACGGAGAACGCTGGAATCTGGAACTGGATCTCAGAACCCTGAAGGGAACTCTGCGGCTGGAGCACCTGCATGGCAAAAGCCAAGCCGCGGTAGAGAAAGAGTTGCTTATCGCCGTCGTAGCCTATGGGTTGGTCAGGGCTTTTATGGCCACCGCCGCCCGCAGGGCCGGCGTCGATCCACGAATCTTGAGCTTCACGCAGGCCTACGGCCTGATCAATGCCATGAGCCCTAAACTCTGCTCTCCAGACCCAGTCCTCAGACAACAAACCTACGACCGGCTACTCGATTACATCTCCAAAGCAAAGCTGCCTCAACGAAAGAAAAAACGTTCTTACCCCAGAGAAGTCTGGGGTAGAGGCAAATCCTTCCCCTCCAAACATCACTTCGGCCCTCTACCAAAAACAAAAAGTAAGTGA
- a CDS encoding RNA polymerase sigma factor, with amino-acid sequence MSEALTTELDEHSQHLLRDLAPQVLGIVARRYRDFAAAEDAVQEALIAAALQWPQTGVPENPRGWLIRVASRRMLDAIRSEIARREREQEVALDALRQDATDVDPDDTLTLFFLCCHPSLTPASAIALTLRAVGGLTTAQIAHAFLVPEATMAQRISRAKAAIKTAGSRFHMPEGREQSERLAAVLHILYLIFNEGYVASAGESAQRIELSQEAIRLTRSLHALMPENPEVEGLLALMVLTHARREARTGPGGELIPLDRQDRTLWKQPEIAEGAALLQKAISRGAVGAYQLQAAIAALHDEAQRAEDTDWPQILALYELMKRISDNPMVALNHAIAAAMVYGLTKGLELLRALDADERIARHHRLDAARAHLLEMAGDYKAAIAHYHMAATRTTSLPEQQYLQTQAARLCERL; translated from the coding sequence GTGAGCGAGGCCCTGACTACGGAACTCGACGAGCACTCCCAGCACCTGTTGCGCGACCTTGCGCCGCAGGTGCTGGGTATTGTCGCTCGCCGCTACCGCGACTTCGCTGCCGCGGAAGACGCCGTACAGGAGGCGTTGATCGCCGCGGCGCTGCAATGGCCGCAGACGGGCGTTCCGGAGAATCCGCGCGGCTGGCTGATCCGCGTGGCCTCGCGACGCATGCTCGATGCGATCCGCAGCGAGATCGCACGCAGAGAACGTGAACAGGAGGTCGCCCTTGATGCTCTTCGTCAGGATGCTACAGATGTAGATCCGGATGACACCCTCACGCTCTTCTTCCTCTGCTGTCATCCATCCCTGACGCCGGCATCGGCCATTGCGCTTACTCTCAGAGCAGTCGGCGGCCTAACCACGGCACAGATCGCCCATGCCTTCCTTGTGCCAGAGGCAACGATGGCCCAGCGCATCAGCCGTGCAAAGGCGGCGATCAAGACTGCGGGGTCACGCTTCCACATGCCCGAAGGCAGGGAACAGAGCGAACGGCTCGCGGCGGTACTGCATATCCTCTACCTCATCTTCAACGAAGGCTACGTCGCCAGCGCCGGAGAATCGGCGCAACGTATCGAGCTCTCTCAGGAGGCGATTCGCCTGACACGATCACTCCATGCCCTGATGCCGGAGAATCCCGAAGTCGAAGGCCTGCTCGCACTGATGGTGCTGACGCATGCGCGGCGCGAGGCACGAACCGGACCAGGAGGAGAACTGATTCCGCTCGATCGTCAGGACCGTACGCTATGGAAACAGCCGGAGATCGCCGAAGGTGCAGCGCTGCTGCAGAAGGCCATTTCGCGTGGAGCTGTCGGCGCTTATCAGCTTCAGGCAGCCATCGCCGCACTGCACGATGAAGCCCAGCGAGCCGAAGACACAGACTGGCCGCAGATTCTCGCTCTCTACGAGCTGATGAAACGCATCTCCGATAACCCGATGGTCGCCTTGAATCACGCCATTGCCGCTGCGATGGTTTATGGACTAACGAAAGGGCTTGAGCTATTGCGGGCTCTCGATGCCGATGAACGCATCGCCAGGCATCATCGCCTCGACGCCGCTCGTGCTCACCTGCTTGAGATGGCCGGTGACTACAAGGCCGCTATCGCCCATTACCATATGGCGGCTACCCGCACGACCAGCCTGCCGGAACAGCAGTATCTGCAGACACAGGCCGCTCGTTTGTGCGAAAGGCTATAA
- a CDS encoding YciI family protein, translating into MNYILLMTSNKAGVNSYRQWPKADVEKHFAFLHRLNQDLTESGEFIASEALAGPEQARIVTAGKDGMPITDGVFPESKEFLLGYWIIDVESQERAYEIAARLSAGPAPGGSATAMPIEVRQIMTRKAGDL; encoded by the coding sequence ATGAACTACATTTTGTTGATGACCAGCAACAAGGCGGGCGTGAACTCATACCGTCAGTGGCCGAAGGCAGATGTCGAGAAACACTTCGCCTTTCTACATCGCCTGAACCAGGATCTCACCGAGAGCGGCGAGTTTATTGCCAGCGAGGCTCTCGCCGGTCCCGAGCAGGCGCGGATCGTCACCGCTGGAAAAGATGGTATGCCCATCACCGATGGAGTCTTCCCTGAATCCAAAGAGTTCCTGCTCGGCTACTGGATCATCGATGTCGAAAGCCAGGAGCGCGCCTATGAGATCGCCGCACGGCTCTCCGCAGGTCCTGCGCCGGGAGGAAGCGCGACGGCAATGCCGATCGAGGTACGGCAGATCATGACACGGAAGGCCGGGGATCTGTGA